Proteins encoded by one window of Deinococcus multiflagellatus:
- a CDS encoding HU family DNA-binding protein encodes MTKSTKSAAKQPARSAARSGSADRRGSAGSSRGENASRGGDGGKIAKTQIIDMVAERTSLNKKQAGDAVATMLDCVVSALRSGQSVGLPGLGTLSVAQTAERSGVRPGTSERITIPAGKKVRFKVATTLKGGL; translated from the coding sequence ATGACCAAGAGCACCAAGTCCGCCGCGAAGCAGCCCGCCCGCAGTGCCGCCCGGAGCGGCAGCGCCGACCGCCGGGGGAGCGCCGGCTCGTCACGGGGCGAGAACGCCTCGCGCGGCGGGGACGGCGGCAAGATCGCCAAAACCCAGATTATTGACATGGTGGCCGAGCGCACCTCGCTGAACAAGAAGCAGGCGGGCGACGCGGTGGCGACGATGCTTGACTGCGTGGTCTCGGCGCTGCGTTCGGGCCAGAGCGTGGGCCTGCCCGGCCTGGGCACCCTGAGTGTGGCCCAGACCGCCGAGCGCAGCGGCGTGCGCCCCGGCACCTCCGAGCGCATCACCATTCCGGCCGGGAAGAAGGTGCGTTTCAAGGTGGCCACGACCTTGAAAGGCGGCCTGTAA
- a CDS encoding HesA/MoeB/ThiF family protein — protein MTSAPSLSRAELRRYSRALLVPEWQEAGAQARVGAARVVVVGAGGLGSPVIAALAGAGVGELVIAEGDTVDLSNLHRQSLYTTPDVGHPKAERAAARAQQLNPHVRVRAAPPVDDQNLPELLAGATLLIDATDNFETRYRLADACTALGREWVWGAASGTSGMVSVFGPALGLRDVFPEPGGAASCDEAGVLGPVPGVVGALMATEALKVLGGVGEPLRGRLWTYDALSGHTRVLRLGAPQGQGRAP, from the coding sequence GTGACCTCTGCCCCATCCCTCAGCCGCGCCGAACTGCGCCGCTACAGCCGCGCGCTGCTGGTGCCGGAATGGCAGGAGGCGGGGGCGCAGGCCCGCGTGGGGGCCGCGCGGGTGGTCGTGGTGGGGGCCGGTGGCCTGGGCAGCCCGGTCATTGCGGCGCTGGCCGGCGCCGGGGTGGGCGAACTGGTGATTGCCGAGGGCGACACCGTGGACCTCAGCAACCTGCACCGCCAGAGTCTGTACACCACCCCGGATGTGGGCCACCCCAAGGCCGAGCGCGCTGCTGCCCGCGCCCAGCAGCTTAATCCCCATGTGCGGGTGCGCGCGGCGCCGCCTGTGGATGACCAGAACCTGCCAGAGCTGCTGGCGGGCGCCACGCTGCTCATTGACGCCACCGACAACTTCGAGACCCGCTACCGCCTGGCCGATGCCTGCACGGCCCTGGGGCGCGAATGGGTGTGGGGCGCCGCCAGCGGCACCAGCGGCATGGTCAGCGTGTTTGGCCCGGCCCTGGGCCTGCGCGACGTGTTCCCCGAACCCGGGGGCGCGGCCTCCTGCGATGAGGCGGGGGTGCTGGGCCCGGTCCCCGGCGTGGTGGGCGCCCTGATGGCGACCGAGGCCCTGAAGGTGCTGGGCGGGGTGGGCGAGCCCCTGCGCGGGCGCCTGTGGACCTATGACGCCCTGAGCGGCCACACCCGGGTGCTGCGCCTGGGGGCGCCCCAGGGGCAGGGCCGCGCGCCCTGA
- a CDS encoding antibiotic biosynthesis monooxygenase family protein has protein sequence MAEPLVLVNLFTLPTVAVDGFVAGWPASTALLGQAPGFRGTRLHRAVSPRALYPIVNVAHWDSAEQWEAALSGFRPTAERQRQAQTGGFNAEPALYRVGSGVSEPHSAHSGLVEPLTMIHPLTLSAGEADVFEEDWAAHVAAHPQPPGLRSAWLHRAVSPGNPRQIVIIAHWDSAEQWQAGRPLWPPVGGQNPTQAAPQPTLYRVVAVTPDPLAVRPGGPQ, from the coding sequence ATGGCTGAGCCTCTCGTTCTGGTGAACCTCTTCACCCTGCCCACTGTGGCAGTCGACGGTTTTGTGGCAGGCTGGCCTGCCAGCACCGCCTTACTTGGGCAGGCGCCCGGGTTTCGCGGCACCCGTCTGCACCGCGCGGTGTCGCCCAGAGCCCTTTATCCGATTGTCAATGTGGCCCACTGGGACAGCGCCGAGCAGTGGGAGGCGGCCTTAAGCGGCTTTCGGCCCACAGCTGAGCGCCAGCGTCAGGCCCAGACTGGCGGCTTCAACGCTGAGCCTGCCCTGTACCGGGTGGGCTCTGGTGTGTCAGAGCCGCACTCTGCTCACAGCGGCTTAGTCGAGCCACTGACCATGATTCATCCACTCACCCTGTCCGCCGGGGAGGCTGACGTGTTTGAGGAGGACTGGGCCGCCCACGTCGCCGCGCACCCCCAACCCCCAGGCTTGCGGAGCGCCTGGCTGCACCGCGCTGTCTCGCCGGGCAATCCCCGCCAAATCGTCATTATTGCGCACTGGGACAGCGCCGAGCAGTGGCAAGCGGGCAGGCCACTGTGGCCCCCAGTGGGCGGCCAGAACCCAACGCAGGCGGCGCCCCAGCCCACGCTGTACCGCGTGGTCGCCGTGACCCCTGATCCTCTGGCTGTACGCCCAGGAGGCCCCCAATGA
- a CDS encoding TetR/AcrR family transcriptional regulator produces the protein MNLPTSPDAPTAAEPGAAPLSLRQRRQQELRQQLSDVATQMFLERGFDAVRVADVARACGVTEKTVFNHFPTKESLLSDRWDDMAQALRRKLTDPALTPVAAALAVLGTELSFLTASGTSGAPSLAQVRRYSDLIRTAPSLMAHQRRALDRLCDAAALALAERTGAAPEDPEVLITAAALSGLWTVYFHSLRRHLYLDDGAQVRAEVECDLRRAADVLRLGLERTPGDAAEGRKAARQTSPT, from the coding sequence GTGAACCTGCCCACCTCGCCTGACGCCCCGACGGCGGCTGAGCCGGGCGCCGCGCCGCTGTCCCTGAGGCAGCGCCGACAGCAGGAGCTGCGCCAGCAGCTGTCCGATGTGGCCACCCAGATGTTTCTGGAACGCGGCTTCGATGCTGTGCGTGTGGCGGATGTGGCGCGTGCCTGCGGCGTCACGGAAAAGACCGTCTTCAATCATTTCCCCACTAAGGAATCGCTGCTGTCTGACCGCTGGGATGACATGGCCCAGGCACTTCGCCGCAAACTGACCGACCCAGCACTGACACCCGTGGCGGCGGCATTGGCAGTGCTGGGAACAGAACTAAGTTTTCTGACAGCCTCTGGGACCTCGGGGGCCCCCTCTCTGGCGCAAGTGCGGCGGTACAGCGACCTGATCCGTACAGCGCCGTCCCTGATGGCCCACCAGCGCCGCGCCCTAGATCGGCTCTGCGATGCAGCGGCCCTGGCCCTGGCCGAACGAACGGGCGCCGCACCCGAGGATCCCGAGGTTCTGATCACGGCGGCGGCCCTCAGTGGCCTGTGGACTGTCTATTTTCACAGCCTGCGCCGTCACCTGTATCTGGACGACGGCGCGCAGGTCCGGGCCGAGGTGGAGTGCGACCTGCGCCGCGCTGCCGATGTGCTCCGCCTGGGTCTGGAGCGCACGCCGGGTGACGCGGCTGAAGGCCGAAAGGCGGCGCGCCAGACAAGCCCAACCTAA
- a CDS encoding SRPBCC family protein, which translates to MSQHVIVKDYPYPRPLVWAALTDPQLVPLWTSAGQGGRPEGFVPKAGTRFRFVGKPFPGWDGIVLCEVLDAQAPSLLRYTWRNKVGDSPSLVTNRLEEVPGGTRLTWSHTGFRGAEGFIMARLLGSVRRKMLSRGLPAVLNDLDAGEHLQPGGALHPGA; encoded by the coding sequence ATGAGCCAGCACGTGATTGTCAAGGACTATCCGTATCCCCGGCCCCTGGTCTGGGCCGCGTTGACCGACCCGCAACTCGTGCCGCTGTGGACCTCGGCCGGCCAGGGCGGCCGACCCGAGGGCTTCGTGCCGAAGGCGGGCACTCGGTTTCGCTTTGTGGGCAAGCCGTTTCCCGGATGGGACGGGATCGTGCTGTGCGAGGTGCTGGACGCCCAGGCTCCTTCCCTACTGCGCTACACCTGGCGCAATAAGGTCGGTGACAGCCCCAGCCTCGTCACCAACCGCCTGGAGGAGGTACCCGGCGGCACTCGCCTGACCTGGTCGCACACCGGTTTTAGAGGCGCCGAAGGCTTCATCATGGCCCGGCTGCTGGGCAGCGTTCGCCGCAAAATGCTGTCCCGGGGGCTGCCAGCTGTCCTGAACGACCTGGACGCCGGTGAGCATCTTCAGCCGGGCGGCGCCCTGCACCCCGGGGCCTAG
- a CDS encoding glycerol-3-phosphate acyltransferase, protein MPPSAAPVLAALAAYLLGSLVAGVLYSRAQGADIRDRDLPGGSGTFRQYGRRAAVLVTALDIAKGALAALLARALAPEWGWLAMGAVVAGHCYPLFFGFRGGGGIAPLLGALLVLAPVTLLGTLGTALLFIPLYRATLQRRVGLNAVPAATVVALPVGLLLATRYGGLGELLAGGVVMAVRSAHLLARPGRPEGA, encoded by the coding sequence ATGCCCCCGTCCGCCGCGCCTGTCCTTGCCGCTCTCGCCGCGTACCTGCTGGGGTCCCTGGTGGCCGGGGTGCTGTACTCGCGGGCCCAGGGCGCCGACATCCGGGACCGGGACCTGCCCGGCGGCAGCGGCACCTTCCGGCAGTATGGCCGCCGGGCCGCCGTACTGGTGACCGCGCTGGACATCGCCAAGGGTGCTCTGGCCGCCCTGCTGGCGCGGGCGCTGGCCCCAGAATGGGGCTGGCTGGCCATGGGGGCCGTGGTGGCGGGCCACTGCTATCCCCTCTTTTTCGGCTTCCGGGGCGGCGGGGGCATTGCGCCGCTGCTGGGCGCGCTTCTGGTGCTGGCCCCGGTAACCCTGCTGGGCACCCTGGGCACGGCGCTGCTGTTTATCCCCCTGTACCGCGCCACGCTGCAGCGCCGCGTGGGCCTGAACGCGGTGCCGGCCGCCACGGTGGTGGCCCTGCCGGTGGGCCTGCTGCTGGCCACCCGGTACGGCGGCCTGGGCGAACTGCTGGCCGGCGGCGTGGTAATGGCCGTACGCAGCGCGCACCTGCTGGCCCGCCCCGGGCGCCCGGAGGGCGCGTGA